The Kwoniella dendrophila CBS 6074 chromosome 1, complete sequence genome contains a region encoding:
- a CDS encoding cell division control protein 42, producing the protein MQTIKCVVVGDGAVGKTCLLISYTTNKFPSEYVPTVFDNYAVTVMIGDDPYTLGLFDTAGQEDYDRLRPLSYPQTDVFLVCFSVTSPASFENVKEKWFPEVHHHCPGVPCLIVGTQVDLREDQNHLEKLQRQKQRPITTEQGERLARELGAVKYVECSALTQRGLKNVFDEAIVAALEPPVTKKKSKCVIL; encoded by the exons ATGCAAACTATCAAatgtgttgttgttggtgatggTGCCGTCGGAAA AACATGTCTTTTGAtttcctacaccaccaacaaaTTCCCATCTGAATATGTCCCAACCGTTTTTGATAACT ACGCCGTAACAGTAATGATTGGGGATGACCCTTATACATTAGGATTATTTGATACAGCTggtcaagaagattatgataGATTAAGACCTTTATCATATCCACAAACAGATGTTTTCTTAGTTTGTTTTTCAGTTACATCACCTGCATCatttgaaaatgttaaagaAAAATGGTTCCCagaagttcatcatcattgtccaGGTGTACCATGTTTAATTGTTGGTACACAAGTTGATTTaagagaagatcaaaatcatttagaaaaattacaaagaCAAAAACAAAGACCAATTACAactgaacaaggtgaaagattAGCAAGAGAATTAGGTGCAGTaaaatatgttgaatgttCAGCTTTAACTCAAAGAGGTTTAAAGAATGTTTTcgatgag GCAATCGTCGCTGCTCTAGAACCTCCCGTCACAAAGAAAAAGTCCAAATGTGTGATATTGTAA
- a CDS encoding guanylate kinase has protein sequence MSTAQTPINPEVLNRPLVCCGPSGTGKSTLLNRLFSDYPGQFGFSVSHTTRKPRAGEENGREYHFVEREEFMKRVDNGEFLEWAEFGGNCYGTTFAALSALYPRRCILDIELQGVLQLRSKASKQTPPLEPVYLFLSPPSIEELKKRLSGRGTETDSSIRKRLDAAKAEIEYAQQGKHDIYIVNNDVKLAGEKLEKVAMGFKGWDTCGDKLPEFDVKELE, from the exons ATGTCAACAGCACAAACACCTATCAATCCAGAAGTCCTTAATAGG CCATTAGTTTGCTGTGGACCTTCAggaacaggtaaatcaacattattaaATAGATTATTTTCAGATTATCCAGGTcaatttggattttcagtttcacatacaacaagaaaaccaagagcaggtgaagaaaatggtagagAATATCATTTTGTTGAAAGGGAAGAATTTATGAAAAGAgttgataatggtgaatttTTAGAATGGgctgaatttggtggtaatTG TTATGGAACAACATTTGCAGCTTTAAGTGCATTATATCCTAGACGATGTATTTTAGATATTGAATTACAAGGTGTATTACAATTACGTTCAAAAGCGTCAAAAcaaacaccacctttagaacctgtttatttatttttatcaccaccatcaattgaagaattgaaaaaaagattatcagGTAGAGGTACAGAaactgattcatcaattagaaaaagattagatgctgcaaaagctgaaattgaatatGCTCAACAAGGTAAACATGATATCTACATTgtgaataatgatgttaaatTAGCTGGAGAAAAACTGGAAAAAGTTGCTATGGGTTTCAAAGGTTGGGATACTTGTGGtgataaattacctgaattcgATGTAAAAGAATTAGAGTGA